In a single window of the Acetivibrio clariflavus DSM 19732 genome:
- a CDS encoding GAF domain-containing sensor histidine kinase translates to MEKELNELLITEDKVQLQNKIKNIENTDKRIMDYLDKINRCTTIAESLSLGHQAKEIFNKWSSERRKAEKLILDGELEQASRIIYNTTPEYVEQLEYTLTKIEQNSKNKANELCTKARYIVENQKNNFKAVIAVLCLISILFFIMITNSILKPINTLKKAMDESTSTGNLTLVQLSGKNEIVDMTNNYNVLVSKLKDMFWVKDTQNKLSQELSGCKSIDELTRKALNYVADVVSAGKGLLYLYDSETNMLYMTCTYAFTQQDKLYEKIAVGEGIIGQVAFLKKSILLNNISKTECYISTGIADETPLNTYTLPLIYEDELYGVISLASFEYFDKTKLEVLNECSKIIAANLYSAIQTQKIVDLLNISEKATKEACKSADELKATNAKLQHQQELLRRQAEELQKTNKQLERQQHQLEEQARILNTKNKQLEETSKELEKRTIELETTNRYKSQFLANMSHELKTPLNSIILLSKLLLNKAKGNLVDSDREKITIINKAGQELLNMINDILDLSKIEEGKMTINVQEIESSVIINEIRQMFEGVAREKQLDFFAEDLVNSKLRGDIHKISQILRNLVSNAIKFTEYGSVELKIIRDESNPKTAIFVVKDTGIGIAPEQQSIIFNEFQQGDVSISEKYGGTGLGLSISKRLAELLNGEIKVKSQIGIGSEFLLKIPNLIITTPYNYGFPVLPYLMQDETAVGSELGT, encoded by the coding sequence ATGGAAAAAGAACTGAATGAGTTATTAATAACAGAAGATAAAGTACAATTACAAAATAAAATAAAAAATATTGAAAATACTGACAAAAGGATTATGGATTATTTGGATAAAATCAATAGATGTACTACAATAGCTGAATCATTAAGCTTGGGTCACCAGGCTAAAGAGATTTTTAATAAATGGAGTTCAGAAAGAAGAAAAGCAGAAAAACTTATATTGGATGGAGAATTAGAACAGGCATCCAGGATAATATATAATACTACCCCTGAATATGTGGAACAACTGGAATATACACTGACAAAGATTGAACAGAATTCAAAAAATAAGGCTAATGAGCTTTGCACAAAGGCCAGATATATAGTCGAAAATCAAAAAAATAATTTTAAAGCCGTAATTGCAGTTTTATGTCTTATATCCATTCTATTCTTTATTATGATAACCAACAGTATTCTAAAGCCTATTAACACCCTGAAAAAAGCTATGGATGAAAGTACAAGCACCGGTAATTTGACTTTAGTACAGTTATCCGGTAAGAATGAAATAGTGGATATGACTAACAATTACAATGTGTTGGTTAGTAAACTCAAAGATATGTTCTGGGTCAAAGATACTCAAAATAAATTAAGCCAGGAACTTTCAGGATGTAAATCAATAGATGAGCTGACTCGAAAAGCTTTGAACTATGTTGCTGATGTTGTATCTGCTGGAAAAGGGTTATTATATCTATATGACAGTGAAACAAATATGCTGTACATGACCTGTACTTATGCATTTACACAACAAGACAAGCTCTATGAGAAAATAGCTGTTGGAGAAGGGATCATAGGTCAGGTTGCTTTTTTGAAAAAATCAATATTGCTGAACAATATAAGCAAGACTGAATGTTACATATCCACGGGTATAGCCGATGAGACACCGCTAAATACATATACGCTGCCCCTCATTTATGAAGACGAACTTTATGGAGTCATATCTTTAGCATCCTTTGAATATTTTGATAAAACGAAACTGGAGGTTTTGAATGAGTGCAGCAAAATTATAGCAGCTAATTTGTATTCTGCAATTCAAACTCAAAAAATTGTAGACTTGCTGAATATTTCTGAAAAGGCAACTAAAGAAGCTTGCAAATCTGCAGATGAACTTAAGGCAACAAATGCTAAGCTTCAACATCAGCAAGAGTTATTGCGACGGCAGGCAGAGGAACTTCAAAAGACCAATAAACAGCTTGAACGGCAACAGCACCAACTGGAAGAGCAGGCTCGAATTTTAAATACTAAGAACAAACAACTGGAGGAAACCAGTAAAGAGTTGGAAAAAAGGACAATAGAACTTGAAACGACAAACAGATATAAATCGCAATTCCTGGCAAACATGTCTCATGAACTTAAGACTCCATTGAATTCTATAATCCTTCTTTCCAAACTGCTATTAAATAAAGCTAAAGGTAATCTTGTTGACAGTGACAGGGAGAAAATCACAATAATAAATAAAGCGGGGCAAGAGTTGCTAAATATGATAAATGATATTTTGGATCTCTCAAAGATAGAAGAAGGCAAGATGACTATTAATGTACAGGAAATTGAATCCAGTGTTATAATTAATGAGATCAGACAAATGTTTGAAGGGGTGGCAAGGGAAAAACAGTTGGATTTTTTTGCGGAGGATTTGGTAAACAGTAAGCTTCGCGGTGATATTCATAAAATTTCTCAAATTTTGAGGAATCTTGTTTCAAATGCAATTAAATTTACCGAATATGGTTCAGTAGAGCTTAAAATTATCAGAGATGAGAGTAATCCCAAAACGGCAATATTTGTGGTTAAAGATACTGGGATTGGCATTGCACCGGAACAGCAGTCTATAATATTTAATGAATTCCAGCAGGGTGATGTTTCAATATCGGAAAAGTATGGCGGGACAGGTTTAGGATTATCGATTTCCAAAAGACTGGCTGAGCTTTTGAACGGAGAAATAAAAGTTAAAAGTCAAATTGGAATAGGCAGCGAATTTTTACTTAAAATACCTAATCTTATTATAACTACACCATATAATTACGGTTTCCCTGTGTTGCCCTATCTGATGCAGGATGAAACTGCTGTCGGCAGTGAGTTGGGTACTTAG
- a CDS encoding YdcF family protein, whose translation MKFIEDITEFIFISDEPQKSDIIFIPGSSYPEMAEKAAMLWKEKYSPLILPSGKYSIKLGSFSGPMSKTDIYTGQYTTEWEFLRDVLIKNGVGKSSILKEDEATNTYQNAIYSKKVTDRLKIEVKKAIICCQSFHARRCLMYYQLLYPQTEFTVCPVDTQGINSRNWHSTDEGIEKVLGELERCGHQFVDIFKSLRKKIKAIYGD comes from the coding sequence ATGAAATTTATAGAAGATATTACGGAATTTATATTTATAAGCGATGAGCCGCAAAAGTCAGATATTATTTTTATTCCCGGCAGTTCATATCCTGAGATGGCAGAGAAGGCAGCTATGCTCTGGAAGGAAAAATATTCTCCTCTTATACTTCCTTCAGGTAAATATAGTATTAAGCTTGGAAGTTTTTCCGGACCAATGTCGAAAACAGATATTTATACCGGACAATATACTACCGAATGGGAATTTTTAAGAGATGTACTTATAAAAAACGGTGTTGGTAAAAGTTCAATTCTAAAGGAAGATGAAGCCACCAATACATATCAAAATGCTATTTACAGCAAAAAAGTAACTGATCGGCTTAAAATTGAAGTCAAAAAGGCTATTATCTGCTGCCAGTCATTTCATGCACGGCGATGTTTGATGTACTATCAATTGCTTTATCCTCAAACAGAATTTACAGTTTGTCCCGTGGATACCCAGGGAATAAATAGTAGAAATTGGCATTCTACTGATGAAGGTATTGAAAAGGTACTGGGAGAATTGGAGAGATGCGGACATCAATTTGTTGATATATTTAAATCCCTTAGAAAAAAAATAAAAGCTATTTATGGAGATTAG
- a CDS encoding glycosyltransferase family 2 protein has product MLSLLSNVVYNTTQLIQVIIFTVGCYFFSISIFGWIKQKETDAKSYAPQKKFAVVIAAHNEEKVIGHVIESLYKQNYPKDLYDIYVIADNCTDNTAQIAEKHGALVYTRVNNELRGKGYALEWMFSKIFAMQKEYDAISVFDADNLVSSNYLLEMNAKLCEGHKVIQGYIDSKNPFDSWITCSYSIAFWLSNRIFQLPRYNLGLSCSLCGTGFCVDMDTLKQIGWGATCLTEDLEFTMKLALNNLKVAWAHNAVVYDEKPLTLKQSWNQRIRWMQGHADCASRFLLPLFKKAFKDGDLTSFDNAIYLFQPIRFIFVGLTTIMMWIQTIFPESPFYSLRYVFPVEVWYIFSALQFFYGPFILLIEKKFSPKLIFAFLVYPFYCLTWLPITIQGFLRKNNKDWLHTHHSREISISDLEKA; this is encoded by the coding sequence ATGTTATCACTATTGAGTAATGTAGTATATAATACTACACAATTGATACAAGTGATAATCTTTACAGTAGGATGTTATTTTTTCAGTATTTCCATTTTCGGATGGATAAAACAAAAAGAAACTGATGCAAAAAGCTACGCTCCTCAAAAGAAATTTGCTGTAGTTATTGCTGCCCATAATGAGGAAAAGGTTATTGGCCATGTAATTGAAAGCCTTTATAAGCAAAACTACCCTAAGGATCTTTATGACATTTATGTGATTGCTGACAATTGCACTGATAACACTGCTCAAATAGCTGAAAAGCACGGTGCATTAGTATATACAAGAGTCAATAATGAATTGAGAGGCAAAGGATATGCATTAGAATGGATGTTTTCAAAAATATTTGCGATGCAAAAAGAATATGATGCAATAAGTGTTTTCGATGCCGATAATTTAGTATCATCAAATTATCTTTTGGAGATGAACGCCAAACTGTGTGAAGGGCATAAAGTAATTCAGGGTTATATTGACAGTAAAAACCCTTTTGATTCATGGATAACCTGCTCCTACTCAATTGCATTCTGGCTTTCCAACAGAATATTCCAGCTTCCGAGATACAATCTCGGATTAAGCTGCAGTTTGTGCGGAACAGGTTTTTGTGTGGATATGGATACTCTGAAGCAAATCGGCTGGGGCGCAACGTGCCTGACAGAGGACTTGGAATTTACAATGAAACTCGCCCTAAACAACTTAAAAGTGGCATGGGCACATAATGCTGTGGTATATGATGAAAAACCTCTTACATTAAAGCAGTCATGGAATCAGAGAATTCGCTGGATGCAAGGTCACGCGGACTGTGCAAGCCGTTTTTTGCTACCGCTTTTTAAAAAAGCTTTTAAAGATGGCGATTTGACCTCCTTTGATAATGCAATATACCTGTTTCAACCTATAAGATTTATTTTTGTGGGTTTAACAACAATTATGATGTGGATTCAAACCATATTTCCTGAGTCACCTTTTTATAGCTTGAGGTACGTTTTTCCGGTAGAGGTATGGTATATATTCTCAGCGCTGCAGTTTTTCTACGGGCCTTTTATTCTGCTCATAGAAAAGAAATTCTCCCCAAAACTGATATTTGCATTTTTGGTATATCCTTTTTATTGCTTGACGTGGCTGCCTATTACCATCCAAGGTTTTCTAAGGAAAAACAATAAAGACTGGCTGCATACCCACCACTCCAGAGAAATCAGTATAAGCGATCTGGAAAAAGCATAA
- a CDS encoding glycoside hydrolase family 15 protein: protein MMKTYFNDAIIGNSRMLVCLNKKGEVERLFWPHIDYPQHIERFVAGIFDTRYKNSTSWFGEDNWQREQYYIDDTNILKTCLRDSSRGIYVEQLDYVLPDGDVYIRQYEFENIGSEELELGFVQYSSMITTTPDLSSTLFDFDTDSLIHYRHNYYISISSDIQVFQFQLGNNAMGSARYTELIGFDSIGMMPDGAVSWKIGTLKPGEKKNFNLFLCASHTLKGVKKLNTKCKVLNISEQYEKTKKYWFDFLSKAKQIDTGDADINGLYKRSLLVFKLMSDEQTGGLLASAEMDEGFSKCGRYAYCWGRDAAFITSALDAAGLTEAVDKFYNWAVNTQDDNGSWNQRYYMDGNLAPSWGLQIDETGTLIWGVLKHYEVTKDLKFLENMWNTVEKGIDFLINFIDNDTGLPKPSYDLWEERFGEHTYSCAAVYGGIMAGVKIAEILNIRREYVENWYKVAQDIKKAMEANLWKDEAGRFIRSVRTKLNPWGSEHSHYTTVIEVNPKGYRRDVTLEDWTVDVSLLGVAIPFGVFDVNDKRVADTVEAIERVLTVHPVGGIKRYENDNYVGGNPWVLTTLWVALYHIEVGNLEKAKSYFEWAIKSRTYLGLLPEQVSKDTGEPCWVIPLTWSHAMFVLVLNKLIEAGAF, encoded by the coding sequence ATGATGAAGACCTACTTTAACGATGCAATAATCGGGAACTCGCGGATGCTGGTATGTTTAAACAAAAAAGGTGAAGTGGAAAGGTTGTTCTGGCCCCATATTGATTATCCCCAGCACATTGAGCGTTTTGTAGCCGGTATTTTTGATACGCGGTATAAAAACAGCACATCGTGGTTTGGAGAGGACAATTGGCAAAGGGAACAATATTATATTGATGATACCAATATATTGAAGACATGTTTGAGGGATAGTAGCAGAGGAATATATGTTGAACAATTGGATTATGTTTTGCCGGATGGAGATGTTTATATTAGGCAATATGAGTTTGAGAATATAGGTTCTGAAGAATTGGAGTTGGGGTTTGTTCAATATTCGTCGATGATTACAACTACTCCTGATTTAAGCAGTACTCTGTTTGATTTTGATACCGACTCGTTGATTCATTATAGACATAACTATTACATCTCTATTTCCTCAGATATTCAAGTGTTTCAATTTCAACTGGGGAATAATGCTATGGGCTCGGCAAGGTATACTGAGCTGATTGGTTTTGACAGTATTGGAATGATGCCGGACGGAGCGGTATCATGGAAGATAGGAACGCTAAAACCCGGTGAAAAAAAGAATTTTAATCTTTTCCTATGTGCTTCCCATACCCTTAAAGGAGTTAAAAAATTAAATACAAAGTGCAAAGTATTAAATATATCAGAGCAGTATGAGAAAACAAAGAAGTATTGGTTTGATTTCTTAAGCAAAGCCAAGCAGATAGATACCGGTGATGCTGACATTAACGGTTTGTATAAAAGGTCTCTTTTGGTTTTTAAACTTATGTCCGATGAACAGACCGGCGGACTTCTGGCTTCAGCTGAGATGGATGAGGGGTTTAGCAAGTGCGGAAGATATGCTTATTGCTGGGGAAGGGATGCGGCATTTATTACCAGTGCTTTAGATGCAGCAGGGCTTACCGAAGCTGTGGATAAGTTTTACAATTGGGCAGTAAATACACAGGATGACAACGGCTCATGGAATCAAAGATATTATATGGACGGTAATCTTGCCCCTTCATGGGGATTGCAGATAGATGAAACCGGCACGCTTATATGGGGTGTTTTGAAGCATTATGAGGTTACAAAGGACTTAAAATTCCTTGAAAATATGTGGAACACTGTGGAGAAAGGCATTGACTTTCTTATAAACTTTATAGACAATGATACTGGACTTCCAAAGCCTAGTTATGACTTGTGGGAAGAGAGATTTGGTGAGCATACCTATTCATGTGCAGCTGTATATGGCGGAATCATGGCGGGGGTTAAAATTGCTGAGATTTTAAACATACGCCGTGAGTATGTTGAGAATTGGTATAAAGTTGCTCAAGATATTAAAAAGGCAATGGAGGCTAATTTATGGAAGGATGAAGCCGGCAGGTTCATCCGAAGTGTGAGGACCAAGCTTAATCCCTGGGGAAGTGAACATTCACATTATACTACTGTAATTGAAGTAAATCCAAAAGGGTACCGAAGGGATGTTACTTTGGAAGATTGGACTGTTGATGTGAGTTTGCTTGGCGTGGCAATTCCTTTTGGAGTATTTGATGTCAACGATAAAAGAGTGGCAGATACTGTTGAGGCTATTGAAAGAGTCCTTACTGTCCACCCCGTCGGTGGCATAAAAAGGTATGAAAATGATAACTATGTGGGTGGGAATCCATGGGTACTGACAACCCTATGGGTTGCACTTTATCATATTGAAGTGGGCAACTTGGAAAAAGCAAAAAGTTATTTTGAATGGGCGATAAAATCCCGTACCTACTTGGGATTGCTGCCGGAACAGGTTAGTAAAGATACCGGGGAGCCTTGTTGGGTGATTCCTTTAACATGGTCCCATGCAATGTTTGTTTTGGTTTTGAATAAACTTATTGAAGCAGGTGCTTTTTAA
- the radA gene encoding DNA repair protein RadA translates to MPKNKSIFVCQECGYESNGWLGKCPSCNSWNTFTEEIQDSSMDLKKKNVFFDVKPVNINDIEVENEERYSTGISEMDRVLGGGIVKGSLVLVGGDPGIGKSTLILQICNSIKTNSKVVYISGEESIKQIKIRADRLGVRNPNLLMVSETNFKAIQVVCEREKPALIVVDSIQTMFNEELSSAPGSVSQVREITAGLMRIAKTNNIAIFIIGHVTKEGALAGPRVLEHMVDTVLYFEGERHLSYRILRAVKNRFGSTNEIGIFEMKDIGLIEVENPSMLMISDRKENVPGSVIVSSLEGTRPMLIEIQALVCPTNFGMPRRMATGIDYNRITLLMAVLEKRVGMQLHNYDAYVNVVGGLKLDEPACDLGVVGAIASSFRNKPVDMSTVLIGEVGLTGEVRAINQIDKRVIEAARMGFKNCVVPAGNMKAIKQIKELKEINIIPVENVVEALSILL, encoded by the coding sequence ATGCCGAAAAATAAGTCTATTTTTGTATGTCAGGAATGTGGATACGAGAGTAATGGATGGTTGGGAAAATGCCCTTCATGTAATAGTTGGAATACCTTTACTGAAGAAATACAGGATTCCTCAATGGACTTGAAAAAGAAAAACGTATTCTTTGATGTAAAACCTGTTAATATTAATGATATTGAAGTTGAGAACGAAGAGCGTTATTCGACAGGAATTAGTGAGATGGACCGGGTATTGGGGGGAGGTATTGTCAAGGGATCCCTTGTGCTGGTAGGGGGTGACCCTGGCATTGGTAAATCTACGCTCATACTGCAAATTTGTAATTCCATTAAGACTAATTCCAAAGTTGTGTATATATCTGGAGAAGAATCTATAAAGCAAATCAAAATTCGAGCCGATAGATTAGGTGTAAGGAATCCTAACCTGTTGATGGTTTCTGAAACAAATTTTAAAGCTATTCAAGTGGTATGTGAAAGAGAAAAACCTGCTCTTATTGTTGTCGATTCTATACAAACGATGTTTAATGAAGAGCTTTCCTCTGCACCTGGCAGTGTGAGCCAGGTAAGAGAAATTACTGCTGGCCTTATGAGAATTGCCAAAACGAACAACATAGCCATTTTTATTATAGGACACGTAACTAAGGAAGGAGCTTTGGCCGGCCCACGGGTTTTGGAACATATGGTTGATACCGTTTTATATTTTGAAGGAGAGCGGCACTTAAGTTATAGGATTTTAAGGGCTGTAAAGAACAGGTTCGGATCAACCAATGAAATAGGTATATTTGAGATGAAAGATATTGGATTGATTGAAGTGGAAAATCCTTCAATGCTGATGATATCTGATAGAAAAGAAAACGTTCCCGGGTCGGTTATTGTGTCAAGCCTTGAGGGAACGAGACCTATGCTCATAGAAATCCAGGCTCTTGTGTGTCCAACCAATTTTGGAATGCCGCGCAGAATGGCAACAGGAATTGATTATAACAGAATAACTTTGCTTATGGCTGTGCTGGAAAAACGGGTAGGTATGCAGCTGCATAACTATGATGCCTATGTAAATGTCGTTGGAGGTCTAAAACTTGACGAACCTGCTTGTGATTTGGGTGTTGTAGGGGCAATTGCTTCCAGTTTTAGGAATAAGCCTGTAGACATGAGTACTGTGCTTATAGGTGAAGTAGGATTGACCGGTGAGGTCAGAGCAATAAACCAAATAGATAAGAGAGTTATTGAAGCTGCAAGAATGGGGTTTAAAAACTGTGTTGTTCCAGCGGGAAATATGAAAGCAATTAAGCAGATAAAAGAACTGAAAGAAATAAATATAATACCTGTGGAAAATGTTGTTGAAGCTCTGAGTATTCTTTTGTAA
- the disA gene encoding DNA integrity scanning diadenylate cyclase DisA, with the protein MGREKNDDLEFLEVLRMVAPGTPLREGLESILKARTRALIVIGDSQEVLNLVDGGFFINKEYSQAYLYELAKMDGAIVLSKDLKRILYANAMLTQDTSIYTDETGTRHKTASRVSKQTGEVVICISQRRNIITLYKGSRKYVLKDTSAILTKANQALNTLEKYRNVMDNAIKNLSVLEFEDIVTLDDVAYVIQRIEMVMRVAAEMERYICELGKEARLLTMQLNELLANVESDELLIIEDYMKENLNSTAEQIREELRKLSFGELMDISNICRIIGFDTDVNTFDTAIFPRGYRLLSKIPRVPLHVIRNLVEKFLNFQGIINASIGELDEVEGIGEARARIIKEGLRRVQEQLFLDSRRI; encoded by the coding sequence ATGGGCAGGGAAAAAAATGATGATTTGGAATTTCTAGAGGTATTGCGAATGGTTGCACCCGGAACACCCCTTAGGGAAGGATTGGAGAGCATCCTGAAAGCAAGAACGAGGGCACTGATAGTTATTGGTGACTCACAAGAGGTTTTAAATCTGGTGGACGGTGGGTTCTTTATAAATAAAGAGTATTCTCAGGCTTATCTTTATGAATTGGCAAAGATGGATGGAGCCATAGTATTATCTAAAGATCTCAAAAGGATACTTTATGCCAATGCAATGTTGACACAGGATACTTCAATTTATACCGATGAAACGGGTACAAGGCATAAAACAGCAAGCAGGGTGTCGAAGCAAACAGGGGAAGTTGTTATCTGCATTTCACAGAGAAGAAATATTATTACTTTGTATAAGGGGTCAAGGAAATATGTCCTTAAAGATACATCGGCTATTTTGACAAAGGCCAATCAAGCTTTAAATACATTGGAAAAGTATAGAAATGTCATGGACAATGCGATAAAGAACTTGAGTGTACTGGAATTTGAGGATATAGTTACTTTAGATGATGTGGCTTATGTAATCCAGAGAATAGAGATGGTTATGAGGGTTGCAGCAGAGATGGAACGATATATCTGTGAATTAGGAAAAGAAGCTAGACTGCTGACTATGCAGTTAAACGAACTTCTTGCCAATGTGGAGAGTGACGAACTTCTTATTATTGAAGACTATATGAAGGAAAATTTAAACAGTACAGCCGAACAAATAAGGGAAGAACTTAGAAAGCTTTCTTTTGGTGAACTTATGGATATATCCAATATATGCAGAATTATTGGTTTTGATACCGATGTAAATACCTTTGATACTGCGATATTTCCGAGGGGATACAGACTGCTTAGTAAAATACCAAGAGTGCCTTTGCATGTTATAAGAAATTTAGTAGAAAAATTTCTTAATTTCCAGGGCATTATAAATGCTTCAATAGGCGAACTGGATGAAGTTGAAGGAATTGGCGAGGCAAGAGCAAGAATAATAAAAGAAGGATTAAGGAGAGTACAGGAACAACTTTTCTTAGATTCACGCAGAATTTAA
- a CDS encoding CarD family transcriptional regulator, with translation MYSVGDRIVYPMHGAGIIESIEEKEILGKKQSYYVVRIPIGDMKVMIPTKNVKGIGIRDVISEQDADKVFSILKSESCNLNKNWNKRYRENLVKIKSGNIYEVADVVKSLMLRDKEKGLSTGERKMLSSAKQILVSELVLAKNMSANEVEEIINNFLKA, from the coding sequence ATGTACAGTGTGGGAGATAGGATTGTTTATCCCATGCATGGTGCCGGAATAATAGAGTCTATTGAAGAAAAAGAAATACTTGGGAAAAAGCAGAGTTATTATGTTGTTAGGATCCCAATAGGGGATATGAAAGTTATGATCCCCACAAAGAATGTTAAAGGAATAGGTATCCGGGATGTAATTAGTGAGCAGGATGCCGATAAGGTTTTTTCTATTCTTAAGAGTGAAAGCTGCAATTTAAATAAAAACTGGAACAAACGCTATAGGGAAAATCTCGTAAAAATTAAAAGCGGTAATATATATGAAGTGGCTGATGTTGTAAAGTCTTTAATGCTTCGGGATAAGGAGAAGGGATTGTCTACCGGTGAAAGAAAAATGCTCAGCAGTGCCAAGCAGATTCTTGTAAGTGAATTGGTATTGGCAAAAAACATGAGTGCTAATGAAGTTGAAGAAATAATAAACAATTTCTTAAAAGCTTAA
- the ispD gene encoding 2-C-methyl-D-erythritol 4-phosphate cytidylyltransferase, whose amino-acid sequence MARTDKCYVSLVVVAAGRGTRMNMGINKQYINVGGTPILARTLNVFDALNCIDEIVLVVHCDDIMYCREKIIGKNNYRKIKSVVTGGETRQDSVFNGLKEVSQNSDIVLIHDGARPFVDEDSIVRCIEAAKQYGVATVAVPVKDTIKSADNEGFVNSTLDRSVLWSIQTPQAFRYNIIMDSHKQARRDGFIGTDDTVLAERLGNKTKLVMGTYRNIKITTKEDLIFAESIANSFDNC is encoded by the coding sequence ATGGCAAGGACAGATAAATGCTATGTCAGCCTGGTTGTTGTTGCTGCAGGCAGGGGAACCAGGATGAATATGGGCATTAATAAGCAATATATTAATGTGGGAGGAACTCCTATATTGGCAAGAACTTTAAATGTATTCGATGCTTTAAATTGTATTGATGAGATTGTTTTGGTGGTACATTGCGACGATATCATGTATTGCAGGGAAAAAATCATCGGTAAGAATAATTATAGGAAAATCAAGAGTGTTGTAACAGGGGGAGAAACCAGGCAGGATTCTGTTTTTAACGGGCTAAAGGAAGTATCGCAGAATTCGGATATTGTCTTGATACATGACGGTGCCAGACCTTTTGTTGACGAGGACAGTATTGTCCGCTGCATTGAAGCTGCAAAGCAATACGGAGTAGCTACAGTGGCTGTTCCGGTTAAGGATACGATTAAATCGGCCGATAATGAGGGTTTTGTTAATTCAACTTTGGACCGAAGTGTACTATGGTCTATTCAGACTCCTCAGGCGTTTAGATATAATATAATCATGGATTCCCACAAGCAAGCAAGAAGAGATGGATTTATAGGAACCGATGATACTGTTTTGGCGGAGAGGTTGGGAAATAAAACCAAATTGGTTATGGGGACGTACAGAAATATTAAAATAACTACTAAAGAGGATTTGATTTTTGCCGAGTCTATTGCAAATTCATTTGATAACTGCTAA
- a CDS encoding ATP-binding cassette domain-containing protein, whose amino-acid sequence MIKVENLTKQFGTFTAVNKVSFEVEKGEIFGLLGENGAGKTTTLRMLATMLKPTSGTASMAGFDIISQPEKVRTKIGILFGGETGLYDRLTCEENIAYFGMLNDMSRDRINDRIKALAKAFGMEEYIRKRAGKLSKGMKQKVAFARAIIHDPDIMLFDEPTSGLDVSAIKDVHDFIRICKNEGKTIVFSSHTMSEVEKLCDKIAIINKGELIEKGKVKEIKQKYGCDSLEDIFIQLVGDKNES is encoded by the coding sequence ATGATTAAAGTTGAAAATTTAACTAAGCAATTTGGAACTTTTACTGCTGTCAATAAAGTAAGTTTTGAGGTGGAAAAGGGAGAAATATTCGGATTGCTGGGGGAAAACGGTGCAGGTAAGACCACAACCTTGAGGATGCTTGCAACCATGTTGAAGCCTACAAGCGGAACCGCATCAATGGCAGGGTTTGATATTATTTCCCAACCGGAGAAGGTCCGAACCAAAATAGGTATTCTTTTTGGAGGAGAGACAGGTCTATACGATAGATTGACCTGTGAAGAGAATATAGCCTACTTTGGAATGCTCAACGATATGAGCAGGGATAGGATCAATGACAGAATAAAGGCTTTAGCAAAAGCTTTTGGTATGGAAGAATATATCAGAAAAAGGGCTGGGAAGTTGTCTAAAGGAATGAAGCAGAAGGTTGCCTTTGCAAGAGCAATTATTCATGACCCGGATATAATGCTTTTTGACGAGCCTACTTCCGGTCTTGATGTAAGCGCAATTAAAGATGTTCATGACTTTATCAGAATATGTAAAAATGAAGGAAAGACCATTGTGTTTTCAAGCCATACAATGAGTGAAGTAGAGAAGCTTTGCGACAAGATTGCCATTATAAATAAAGGGGAACTTATTGAAAAAGGGAAAGTTAAAGAGATAAAGCAGAAATACGGTTGTGACAGTCTTGAAGACATATTTATTCAATTGGTAGGTGACAAAAATGAATCTTAG